Sequence from the Xenorhabdus nematophila ATCC 19061 genome:
AGTTCATTTCCAATGGAGGATATTTGAGGATAGTTAGCTAAATGAGGCTGGCTGTACTCAGAACGTGACTGTATTGGTGGCAATTCACCACGACTGAAAATAACGTCCAGTAAATCGGGTTGTTGTTGTGACCATGTCACACCACATTGATAGCCACATTGTTCAGCATATTGCAACAGTGACTCAAATTCCTGAATTTGTTTTACGGCTACCGGAGAGAAACTGCCGGCATATTCTGGTGGGAATATCATCTGGTTGGCTGACCAGTGACGCGCTCCTTCAGCCAATGAAAAGTCATCTTTAACCCGGGCATTAGGAATACCTGAGACACCGAAAGCGTTTTCTTTACCCGTTTGTAACAGGTTTCGTAGATTTTCAAGGGAATCAAAATCGAACCAAGTTAATGGGAGATCGCTATCATCTCCCGGATTTTTCCCTTTTTTATGCAAGATTACGTCATAGCGATAACGCAGCATTTCATTGTCGCCGATACCCCGTTTAACTAAGATATCAACTCGGTCGATTTCAGGATAACATTCAGGTAATTGAGAAAAATAAGTTGGACTGAGTAAAAACTCTGGCTCTTGCTGTAAACGGCGCTGAACACGATTAGTCAATGTTCCAACATCAATACCTTGACCATGCAAGCGGTTTTGCTCTATAGCAGTAACATGTGCTGTCAGTAAATCTAAGTTTCGAATGTCCCCCAGGAAGATCTTGCCACCCGCTTCAATAGCAGAAATGAGTTGAACAATGACACTTTCCATATATTGAATATTGGGGAAATATTGCACGACAGAGTTAATAACAACGGTGTCAAATTCGCCCGGTGTTAACGTACCCAAATTAAGGGCATCCCCCTGACGCAACTGGACATGTGACCAACCGCGTTGTTGCAGGATGCGCTGATGCCGTGCCAGCACTTCGGCTGAGATATCGGTAGCCAGAACCGATTCACACTGTTCCGCATATTGATACAACAGTAAACCGGTACCACAGCCAATTTCCAGTAAACGGCGGGGATGCAGGGAATGAATACGTTGCATGGTTCCCGTCCGCCATTCTTCCATCTGCTCAAGTGAAATCGGTTGTTCGGTATAACTGTTCATCCAACCACCAAAATCACTGTCTAATACTGTTGCATTACCTGTACTTTCGGATTGAATATTTTCTGTATTGCTGCGATATTGCTCATCAAAGAGTTTGGTCCAGCTTTTAAGGTATTCCGCATTATGGGCTTCAGCCTTTTCAGCCAACCAAGCAGCAGTAGGACTAACATAAGCAATGAGTTTCATATCTTCACTGTTGCGGCCATAAGTGACGACAGCAGCATTGCTTACGATGTTATTTGTGGTTAATGTGGCTTCGATTTCTCCCGTTTCAATTCGATAACCTCTTACCTTAACTTGAGAATCTATACGCCCCATAAAGGCTAAATTGCCATTGGGTAACCAACGTACTAAATCTCCGGTTCGGTATAAATACTGAGTACAAGTGTTATCCATAGGATCAATGACAAATTTCTTCGCATTCATGTCCGGATCATGCAAATACCCTCGCGCCAGTTGAACGCCGCCAATACACAATTCCCCTGCAACGCCTATGGGAGCAAGATGATCGTTATTGTCCAAGACTCGGACGATAATATTATTTAATGGCTTACCAATGGTGATTTCTTCATTCAGCAATTGTGCCATGAATACACAAACGGTCGTTTCAGTCGGCCCATAGGCATTCAATAGCGTTCGGCCCTGCATCCACTGTGTCGCAACATCAGGAGAAATGGCTTCGCCACCCACCATCAATGTTGTCAATGAACGCCACTTTTCTTGAGTTAAGTGCGGCAGTAAAGCAGGTGGCAAAAGAGCATGGGTTATTTGATGTTTTTCAACGATATCGTCAAGTAATTCAGGAGAACGTTGCTGAGTTTCGGTAATCAAATACAGCGTTGCTCCATAGGCCAATGTCATTCCCAGTTCAAGCACCGTGGCATCAAAACTCCACGAAGCAAATTGTAACCCCCGCGTGTTTTCATTGAGTTCAAAGCGATTAGACAGAGAATATGTCAGATTGACCCATCCTTTGTGTTCCAACATGACCCCTTTGGGTTTTCCCGTAGAGCCGGAGGTGTAAATGACATAGGCCAGATTATTTTCAGTCAGAGGTAATGAACGTTCAGTAATATTCTCAGTGGGATAATTTTGTAAATGTGCTTGTATTTCAACAGCATCCAGACAAATGATTTCTTGTTGGTTAATGGGTAATTTTTCCAGTAGATGCGTTTCAGTCAGAATAAAATGAGTGCCACTGTGTTCCAGCATGTACTGAAGGCGGGCTTTCGGATAGCTGGGATCTAACGGCACATAAGCACCACCCGCTTTCAGAATCCCCAATAACGCAACGACTGCTTGCAATGAACGTGGAATACAGAGTGCAACTAATGTCTCTGATTGGATTCCCTGTTGGATAAGATAGTGCGCCAATTGGTTGGCTTTCTCATTCAATGCCTGATAAGTTAGGGTACTATTGCCAAAAACCAACGCAATTTTTTCGGGATTCAATACAACTTGTTCTTCAAACAATTCATGAAAACAGCCCGCATGTTGGTGATGATCCAATGAACCACCCCATTTATGCAATAATGTATGCGTTTCAGTGTTTGCTAAAAACGGTATATCTTGAATGAATGGCTCTTCTGCACCTTTCATTGTCTCAACAATATTGGATAGCAAAGTTGCATAATTCGCTATTAACCTGTCGATGGTGGCGTTTTGAAATAAATGAGTATCTGAAATCCACGTGAAAGATAATTCTTCTTCCTCTTGTTTTTCATAAAAACGGACTTCTAAATCAAGATGTGCTATATGTTGTTTTGTATTATCTAAAGTAAAAGCGATTTGAAAGATAGGATGATGATTTTCCCTTTTCTCTTTATTTAATTTTTCTGCCAATATTTGAAACGGCAGTTCTTGATGTACATAAGCATCAAGAATAGTACTGTTGTTTTGTTTTAGAAGTTTACTAAAAATAAGTTGTGTTGATAAATTTGTTCTGATAACGACATAATTATCTGAAAGTTCATCCCAATGCTCTGTGCTATAGTTAAGTTTTCTTGTTGAAGATGTTCCAATCAAAATATCTTTTTCATTGCTGTAATGACTGAGTAAAACAGCAAATGCTGTTTCCAAAAACGTAAATAATGTTACGTCATGTTTGTTACACAGCAACTTAATATCTTTTGTTAGTTTCTTCGAAATACTCTGTGAATGTACACACCTTTCAAGATTCTGTTTCTCAGGTCGTGGGTTATCGAGTGGAAAACTATGTAAGGGAACTATACCTGATAATTGATTTTTCCAGTAATCCAACTGCTTTTCTTGGATATCTCCCTGCAATTGATGGGATTGAGTTTTTTCTTGGTTAAGAAAATCAATCAATTCTTGTGTATGATTTTTGAATTCACTGAGTAGTTCCGGTGGTATATTGTCATGATGATTTTTATATTTTAATTTATTATCAACAATAAACAGGGTAACTCCTTGGCTTAAAGCTTCATTGACAATTTGCGCAGCATTTTTCATATGGTACTTTTTACCTTTCTGTGTTTTTTGCCTAGTTTGGAAGTGTTTTCTTTATTTATCTTCCGTTATTAATTACTGCAAACAATTTTAAACCTTTTACTTTCATAGGATTATAAATACACCAATGTTCCAGTCGTGTTTTTTAATGGAAGTTCAGGTATTATATAATTTATGTTTCAACCATTATTTTTTAGTACAGGTAAACAGTATATCTATATTTCCAATATACACTGTTCAATGAATATTTTTGAAATGAAAAATAAGGTAGGAATTTAGCCATTGAATAAAAAATATTTGAATTATAATAAATGATCATAGTCGTCAAGATAAAATTAAAATCATTGGCGGCCATGCTAACATACTATTGTTAGCAATCATCATTTACTTTGTTTGATCCGCATAACAAAAAAACAATAAAATACAGATGTTTTTTATAATTTATTTAACATTAAATATTATTTTCATGTAATTTCACTTTGGTTAAAAAAAACACCTTGAATTTTATACGATATCCTATCGAATATGGGGTTTAGGGAGCAACAGAACAGTAAACGTCGTTAAGCGGTCACACCGGGTTTTCCGATGTGCCAAACTACCAGAACCCGCCGGGGTGACATTCTGGCCGAGCACTGAATTGGCGCACAATAATCCTCCATTTGTCTTATTATAAGGAAGCATTATTAATAAAGAATTTTATAATAACTCAGATGTGCCTATGCACATCACGCTTGAGGGAAATCATCTCCTCAGCAGGATAGTAAATCCGTCCAACCACCCTCTCTGTCAGCATAATCGCCTAAATCAGGCAGGTATTTTATGATCGAATCATCTAACGATAAAACACCGTCATTTTCTAATAATAAAATTGCAAATGCAGTGAATTGTTTCGAAACTGAAGCAATATTAAATACACTATTTATCGAAAGCGGTTTATGTGACTATAAACAAGCTAACCCTATGAAACCTTGATAAATTAATCCGCTGTCATACTTAGCCATGTATACAAAACCGGGTGAATTTTTATCGAAAGGTGTTAAAAGATCACTCAGTGCTTTAATAATTTCAGTATTTTTACGCATAAGACATGAACTCATAAAACGATTATACAAAAGAATAAGAAAAGTCGACTTTAATTGGAGATCGTAAATCAAAGCCGACTTTTCAAAAAATGTCAATTTATAGCGAATTTTCCAGCAGCATATTATGTTTTTTCAATATCTCCCTAACCCTCTCTTTAGGGATTGGATATGAAGTATTACCGTTTCGTCCAACCATTTTTTTAGCCGCGATCATGGCATTAATTATCGCTTCTTCTGTCGCATTTATTGTTGCCTCATACAAAGGATCGAGTTTGTCATTTGGCAATATTGTTATCGTACTTATCGCTTCTCTGGAGAACGCATTATTGTTTGCGGTTGAAAAAGCAATAAATATCTCTCCGCTCGTATTTCTGGCAACACCCCCCACTCTGGATAGACCAAGAGATACCCTTTTAGCGATTTTATCTAATTGATGAGGAGCCAATGGCGCATCTGTGGCAACGACGACGACGATAGAACCTGCGTCCTTTATCTTTTTCTTATCTCCGTAATATACCGGATTGAATTCCTGTATTTCTTTACCAACCTGAATGCCGGCAATAATCAAATCATCCCGATGGCCAAAGTTTCCCTGAACCAGCGCGCCAACCGTATATCCCCCCTCTTTTTTATCCAGAATCCGGGAGGCTGTACCTGTTCCTCCTTTAAAATTAAAAAGGTTCATGCCTGTTCCACCACCCACATTACCTTCTTCTATCACGCCTGATTTAGCCCGATCCAACGCATGATAGACATGCTCTTTTTTTACATGCATTCCATTGATATCATTTAATATTCCATCCCATGTTTCTGTTACTACAGGTAATAACCAAAATAAATCATCTTTGAGTGGTGATGTCAGATTATTATCAATCATCCAGCTAATCGTTGAGTCTCTGACAACACCAACACTGTGGGTATTAGTGATTAATATCGGCGTTTCCAGGAAACCACTTTCTTCAACCCATTGGCTCCCCGTCATATCTCCGTTGCCGTTTAAAGAGAATATACTGGAAAATACGGGGCTGAATCTTTTTCCTTTCGGTAATATCGCTGTCACGCCGGTTCTTATTGGGCCTTTGCCAACTTCAAGTTTTCCATCGCCTTCTATTATGGTTGAATAGCCGACTTCGACACCCTGAACATCGGTAATTGCATTGTATTTTCCTGTTACGCCAGAGAAAGGTATGCCTAAATCTCTTGCTCTAATCTCATCGGCTAAAGAATTTGAGGCGATTACTGCTGATATAGACAAAATGATAATATTTAATATTTTCATATTTCGCATAAATATCCCTTTTTATACTAAGTAAATTCGAAAACTCAGGACTTAGAATATGAATAATTAAATAGAATTCGCTGGTGGCCAATCGGTATAACCTTTTGCTCCGTTACCATAATAAGCATCATTCGTTACCTCCGCCAGTTCAAGGCCATAACGTAAGCGTTCCACTAAATCAGGATTAGCAATAAATGGGCGCCCGAATGCGACTGCATCAACTTTACCTTCCGCATGACGGGAAATCGTCATTTCAAGGTCATAATTGTTATTACCTATATAAGCGCCGTTAAACAGTGATTTTAGCGTGTCCAGATCAACATTGTCAGGGACAGTACGATTTTTCCCTGTCGTTCCTTCAATAAAGTGGAGATAAGCCAATCCGAATTTATTTAACTGTTGAATCAGATAGCCATAAGTTGCCATCACATCACTATCAAGGGGGGTATTCCCGACTTCTGTTGTCACCGGAGATAACCTGATACCGACCTGACCACCATCCCAAATACGCGTGACAACTTCAACCACCTCTAAAATCAGTCGTACCCGGTTTTCAATGGAACCACCGTATTGATCGGTGCGATGGTTAGTGGAATCACGCAGGAATTGCTCCAGCAGGTAATTATTCGCTGAATGAATTTCTATGCCATCAAACCCCGCTTGTCTGGCACATTCAGCTGCATGTCTATATTGTTCGATAATACCCGGGATTTCATCGGTTCTTAATGCACGTGGCATAGAGGCTTCCTGAATGCCATCGTAGGTATAAACATTACCGTCGGCTTTAATTGCTGATGGTGCTACCGGCGGTTTGTTATTCGGTTGAAGATCGACATGTGAAACGCGGCCGACATGCCACAATTGAATGACAATTTTTCCACCCGCAACATGAACAGCATCTGTGACTTTTTTCCATCCAGCAACTTGTTCTGCTGTCCAGATACCGGGAGTCATAGCATAACCGCGTCCCTGTTCTGATATATTGGTGGCTTCTGAAATGATTAAACCGGCGCTCGCACGTTGAACATAATAGGTCACATTAAGCTCATCAGGAACGCCTTCTTTATTTATGCGACTGCGTGTTAACGGTGCCATAACGATACGGTTGGCAAGTTCAATATTTCCTAATTTTGTCGGAGAGAAAAGCGCGGTACGAATACTATTATCGATCATAATATTTCCTTTTTGAAAATTGACCTGTTACCTACAGAAAATAAAGAAATAAGGTCACCATAGTTAAAAAACAAATAACCGTCTATTGTTTATTTAATGAATTATTTCTAAATGTTAATATAAAAACCTGTTAAATACAGTGTATTAATCTGGACCGATTATGGTCAGGTTATAAACTTGTGAGGGTGACAAGGAACAATATGCAGCCGCCAAACTGGCGGCTATTTGGAAGTATTTATGAAAGAATTGTTAATTGCCCGACATTAATTCGGAGACAGATGCCCGAAGAGGTGGTTAATTTAATGCTTTAACGCTTCAATTTTCTCCCGGCTCAGGCCGGTACTGGTGACAATGATGTCCAGACTGACCCCATGCCGTAATAATGCACGCGCCGTTTCCAGTTTACCTTCTTCCCGACCTTCAGCTCTGCCTTCTGTCCGGCCTTGCTGACCGCGTGATTAAAGGGTCGGTAAATCACTTCCAGATCACAAGCAAAAAAAACATTAAAAAACAATTACTTACTTGTGATTGATGGAATTTACCCTTGACTAATGAGCAATAACTTTTTCTACTAATGTGAAATAAACGATAACAATTTGCAAATATGAGGGTAATTATGATTATTTTTGTGACAGGTGCGACTTCCGGTTTTGGTGAAGCAATTGCCAGAAAATTTATCAAACATGGCGCTATAGTGATTGCCACAGGACGTCGTAAAGATAGATTAGAGACTTTGAAGAAAGAGTTAGGGGAAAACTTCCACCCCATACAGCTTGATGTGAGAAATCGTTCAGCCATTGATCAAGTCGTTCAGCAATTACCAGATTCGTTACAAAGTATAGACGTTCTTGTAAATAATGCCGGGCTTGCTTTAGGGTTAGAACCCGCTTATCAAGCTAATCAAGATGACTGGGATACAATGATTGATACCAACACCAAGGGGTTAGTCAACATGACTCGCGCACTGTTACCTAACATGGTGCAAGCCAATCACGGGCATATCATTAATATTGGTTCCACCGCAGCAAACTGGCCTTATGCCGGTGGCAACGTATACGGTGCTACCAAGGCTTTTGTTAAACAATTTAGTTTAGGGCTGCGAGCAGATTTACAAGGGAAAAATATTCGTGTCACTGACATTGAACCAGGGCTTGTTGGTGGAACAGAATTTTCTCATGTTCGCTTTAAAGGCAATGAAGAAAAAGTGGGTAAAACTTACGAAGGAACTGATTTCCTCACCGCAGACGATGTTGCAGAAGCTGTTTTTTGGGTTGCGAACCTTCCATCTCGTGTCAATATTAATACATTGGAAATGATGCCTGTTTGCCAGTCATTTGCAGGTTTAAATGTGCATAGAAACCAATCATCATAAGGTGACAAGCTGTTCGCCCTCTCAATGTCGTGTCGCACATTAAAGATGAAGTGTAATATATGCCACCACCCTTTTGGTGGCTTCAGTAAATAGCCTAGTCTTATAAATGAATTATTTAATATATATATGACACAATGAAAGAGGTTCAAACATGCGTATTTATAGTTCTGTGATTCTTAAAAGCGTTTCAGCGATTGTGTTAATGTTGTCACTTTTTTGGCAAGCCCCGGCATTTTCTGCGTCCTGCACATCAGACAGCACTTGTGTAACCATTAATGGTGGTGAAACTTCGTTAAGCAAAGAAAAGGCTCGGCAAAGCAAAGAAGAATGGAATGAGCAGAGAAGATTACGCCAGAAAATAGACAAGCGTAATGAGAAAGAATTTGATAAGTATGATGTAGACATTGATAATCGTGATGATTGCTTAAAAAGCGCTAATATCAACGCCTATTGGGAGCCAGATACAAAACGTTGTTTGGATATCAATACAGGTCGTCCAATCAAACCTTAATAGGTTCAATACTGACATCAAGATAAGGAGATGATGATGAAAAAGATCCTGCTGACTGGTTCGTTACTTTTTGTGCTTTCCCCTCTGACCTTTGCAACGGAAATCTCACAAATAACGACATGTGAAAGTTTGAAAGCAGAAATTACGCAGAAAATCATTAAGAATGGTGTTTCTGAAACGGATTTTAAGCTTGAAGTTATCCCTGATGACCAGGTTGTTAAGGACAACGCGGCGAGTGGTAAAATTGTTGGTCATTGTGATTCCGGCAAGCAAAAAATAGTCTACGTCCGTCTTTCTCATACAAATCCAGTTAGTGCTAATACTGACGGAGAGGAAGGCCAAAAGTAACTTGCTTTGCAGCATCAAAAAAACATAAAAAGGGAGCAAATAACACTCCCTTTTTTATTTATTTATCGAAATCCAATATTGCAGAATTATCTAAATAACAAGACAAATCACGTTCTTCCGGCCTTAAAAGATAAGGAATTTCCCCCAGTTGCGGAGCGGGTATGTGACAACGTAACCTATCCAGTGTTTTAGCATAATGGGCCAATCCGGGGTTAATACGATTAGCAATCCAGCCAATCAAAGGTACACCGTCATTCATAATTGACTGCACAGTTAAGATGGCATGATTAACACACCCGGCTTGGATCCCGACAACTAAAATAACGGGGAGTTTTTCTTGCACTACCCAATCAGAGTAAAACGCCTCATCTTCCAGTAACATACGCCAACCACCGTTACCTTCAATGATTACACGATCTGCTTTATCCTCTAAATTTTTCAGACCTTTTGTCATTTGGATAAAATCAACCCGGTTCTTTGCTTCGTAGTTGCTTTCCCAAATAATAGGATTGACCTCTTCATAAGACACCTGAACTGGTGAAGATTTATGTATGACTAAGGCATCACGATTACGTATTCCCTCCGGGGTTTCTCGTTTATCTGTAGCAACGGGTTTATACCCAACTGCCGTCTCTCCTTCACGATTCAGAACTTGCAGTAATGCACGGGTAACAACTGTCTTCCCAACGTTAGTATCCGTGCCTGTAACAAATAAGCGCGTTAACATAAATTTATTTTCCGTTTTCCGTAATAACAGGACAGATAGACCGGTTACTCTTTGGCGAGCAAGTTTAGAGTGTAGGAGATGTGTTTGAGATAGGGATTGCGTTAGCTCAATGTTTTGCCTTTTGTGCGTTATCTATCGTCTTTATCCTTGCATGAGATCAGCCAATAACTCGCCTCTGTATAGAGACTGTTTAATCAGCGCAGCGGCTGGAAGTGTCCCTGTGTTCTTAAACTGAGTCGCGACGATATCAACTTGTTGGCTATAACCGGGAAGTGAACGCTGTATTCAGAAAGCCAGTTATTCCTGACGTTGAAAGCACGATAAAACAGGGAAATATAGATAAACAACATTATATTCAGCGAGAAGATACAGCTCATCTACGGGTAACTTTATCATTCTTTACCGTCGGGTTAGCGACTTTTGCACTGCTTTACTTTATTCAGCCCATCTTACCGATGTTGTCAGAAGAATTTAACATCTCACCCGCCAGTAGCAGCCTGGCCTTGTCACTTTCTACCGGAATGTTAGCGTTAGGGTTATTAATAACCGGACCTTTATCTGATGCAGTTGGCCGTAAAAATGTGATGGTAATTTCATTAACTGCTGCTGCTATTTTTACGCTCTTGAGTGCTATTGTGACAAGTTGGCATATTCGTGCACTGGTCGGTTTATCCGTGAGCGGTGTCGCCGCTGTTGCAATGACATATCTTAGTGAAGAAATTCACCCCAGCTATGCGGCTTTATCCATTGGGCTTTATATTAGTGGGAACTCAGTGGGTGGAATGAGTGGGCGTCTGATTACGGGCGTGATCGCAGACCATTTTGCCTGGAACGGTGTTGCAGTATTTATTGCATTGTTAACAGTCACTGCCCTTTATTTAGGCCTGAAACTTTATAAATTAGAACGATAATGAAACACAATTGCCGACATATATAAATAAATGCCGGCAATCTTCTAAATAATACACTTTAAATAATCTTACCTCTTTAATTTTTATTTAAAATTCAATAATAGGATTGATTAGGTAATGTAATAATTTTCGTCAAATATCCGTCAATAATTTCTATATACCCTTCTTTCTTCAATGAGAACAATATTCTTTGTATACAACTACGAGAAAGCGTACACCGTTTTTCTATGTATTTGATAACCGTTATGCTTTCCCTGAACTCGTCAGGCAGGTCTATCAAGCGAGATAACAGACTACACACAGTTTCTTTGTTGTTATGCCGGTAGATACTCATATCTCTTGCGTACAGAAAAGAGATTTTATACGAAATTATTCTCATCCATTCTCTATAAAGATCATGTTTTTTTATAGCATTTAACGCAATCACTCTGGGAAGTTGGTGCATTTTACAATTTGGACCGAGTTCAATAGAGTAATAAATTTCGGCGCCCGAATAAAAAGACAATCCTATTATA
This genomic interval carries:
- a CDS encoding non-ribosomal peptide synthetase, coding for MKNAAQIVNEALSQGVTLFIVDNKLKYKNHHDNIPPELLSEFKNHTQELIDFLNQEKTQSHQLQGDIQEKQLDYWKNQLSGIVPLHSFPLDNPRPEKQNLERCVHSQSISKKLTKDIKLLCNKHDVTLFTFLETAFAVLLSHYSNEKDILIGTSSTRKLNYSTEHWDELSDNYVVIRTNLSTQLIFSKLLKQNNSTILDAYVHQELPFQILAEKLNKEKRENHHPIFQIAFTLDNTKQHIAHLDLEVRFYEKQEEEELSFTWISDTHLFQNATIDRLIANYATLLSNIVETMKGAEEPFIQDIPFLANTETHTLLHKWGGSLDHHQHAGCFHELFEEQVVLNPEKIALVFGNSTLTYQALNEKANQLAHYLIQQGIQSETLVALCIPRSLQAVVALLGILKAGGAYVPLDPSYPKARLQYMLEHSGTHFILTETHLLEKLPINQQEIICLDAVEIQAHLQNYPTENITERSLPLTENNLAYVIYTSGSTGKPKGVMLEHKGWVNLTYSLSNRFELNENTRGLQFASWSFDATVLELGMTLAYGATLYLITETQQRSPELLDDIVEKHQITHALLPPALLPHLTQEKWRSLTTLMVGGEAISPDVATQWMQGRTLLNAYGPTETTVCVFMAQLLNEEITIGKPLNNIIVRVLDNNDHLAPIGVAGELCIGGVQLARGYLHDPDMNAKKFVIDPMDNTCTQYLYRTGDLVRWLPNGNLAFMGRIDSQVKVRGYRIETGEIEATLTTNNIVSNAAVVTYGRNSEDMKLIAYVSPTAAWLAEKAEAHNAEYLKSWTKLFDEQYRSNTENIQSESTGNATVLDSDFGGWMNSYTEQPISLEQMEEWRTGTMQRIHSLHPRRLLEIGCGTGLLLYQYAEQCESVLATDISAEVLARHQRILQQRGWSHVQLRQGDALNLGTLTPGEFDTVVINSVVQYFPNIQYMESVIVQLISAIEAGGKIFLGDIRNLDLLTAHVTAIEQNRLHGQGIDVGTLTNRVQRRLQQEPEFLLSPTYFSQLPECYPEIDRVDILVKRGIGDNEMLRYRYDVILHKKGKNPGDDSDLPLTWFDFDSLENLRNLLQTGKENAFGVSGIPNARVKDDFSLAEGARHWSANQMIFPPEYAGSFSPVAVKQIQEFESLLQYAEQCGYQCGVTWSQQQPDLLDVIFSRGELPPIQSRSEYSQPHLANYPQISSIGNELSELLKSSLKKQLPEFMIPGLYIPLERVPLTLNGKVDKKALPVPDENDFHRQAYIAPRDEIEEKICELWQGLLKISQVGIHDNFFMLGGNSLLATRLTSSIRNKLNIEIPLKSIFEHPTLEQLAQIISIYLIKEKRKHFQAEQKTTQNLLKGAI
- a CDS encoding serine hydrolase; this encodes MNSVFNIASVSKQFTAFAILLLENDGVLSLDDSIIKYLPDLGDYADREGGWTDLLSC
- a CDS encoding P1 family peptidase, whose product is MRNMKILNIIILSISAVIASNSLADEIRARDLGIPFSGVTGKYNAITDVQGVEVGYSTIIEGDGKLEVGKGPIRTGVTAILPKGKRFSPVFSSIFSLNGNGDMTGSQWVEESGFLETPILITNTHSVGVVRDSTISWMIDNNLTSPLKDDLFWLLPVVTETWDGILNDINGMHVKKEHVYHALDRAKSGVIEEGNVGGGTGMNLFNFKGGTGTASRILDKKEGGYTVGALVQGNFGHRDDLIIAGIQVGKEIQEFNPVYYGDKKKIKDAGSIVVVVATDAPLAPHQLDKIAKRVSLGLSRVGGVARNTSGEIFIAFSTANNNAFSREAISTITILPNDKLDPLYEATINATEEAIINAMIAAKKMVGRNGNTSYPIPKERVREILKKHNMLLENSL
- a CDS encoding alkene reductase, with translation MIDNSIRTALFSPTKLGNIELANRIVMAPLTRSRINKEGVPDELNVTYYVQRASAGLIISEATNISEQGRGYAMTPGIWTAEQVAGWKKVTDAVHVAGGKIVIQLWHVGRVSHVDLQPNNKPPVAPSAIKADGNVYTYDGIQEASMPRALRTDEIPGIIEQYRHAAECARQAGFDGIEIHSANNYLLEQFLRDSTNHRTDQYGGSIENRVRLILEVVEVVTRIWDGGQVGIRLSPVTTEVGNTPLDSDVMATYGYLIQQLNKFGLAYLHFIEGTTGKNRTVPDNVDLDTLKSLFNGAYIGNNNYDLEMTISRHAEGKVDAVAFGRPFIANPDLVERLRYGLELAEVTNDAYYGNGAKGYTDWPPANSI
- the ydfG gene encoding bifunctional NADP-dependent 3-hydroxy acid dehydrogenase/3-hydroxypropionate dehydrogenase YdfG, with amino-acid sequence MIIFVTGATSGFGEAIARKFIKHGAIVIATGRRKDRLETLKKELGENFHPIQLDVRNRSAIDQVVQQLPDSLQSIDVLVNNAGLALGLEPAYQANQDDWDTMIDTNTKGLVNMTRALLPNMVQANHGHIINIGSTAANWPYAGGNVYGATKAFVKQFSLGLRADLQGKNIRVTDIEPGLVGGTEFSHVRFKGNEEKVGKTYEGTDFLTADDVAEAVFWVANLPSRVNINTLEMMPVCQSFAGLNVHRNQSS
- a CDS encoding DUF1283 family protein produces the protein MRIYSSVILKSVSAIVLMLSLFWQAPAFSASCTSDSTCVTINGGETSLSKEKARQSKEEWNEQRRLRQKIDKRNEKEFDKYDVDIDNRDDCLKSANINAYWEPDTKRCLDINTGRPIKP
- a CDS encoding DUF1161 domain-containing protein; translation: MMMKKILLTGSLLFVLSPLTFATEISQITTCESLKAEITQKIIKNGVSETDFKLEVIPDDQVVKDNAASGKIVGHCDSGKQKIVYVRLSHTNPVSANTDGEEGQK
- the bioD gene encoding dethiobiotin synthase; the encoded protein is MLTRLFVTGTDTNVGKTVVTRALLQVLNREGETAVGYKPVATDKRETPEGIRNRDALVIHKSSPVQVSYEEVNPIIWESNYEAKNRVDFIQMTKGLKNLEDKADRVIIEGNGGWRMLLEDEAFYSDWVVQEKLPVILVVGIQAGCVNHAILTVQSIMNDGVPLIGWIANRINPGLAHYAKTLDRLRCHIPAPQLGEIPYLLRPEERDLSCYLDNSAILDFDK
- a CDS encoding winged helix-turn-helix transcriptional regulator yields the protein MKRLLKPVNSFKKVLDTLLPYSELITSDTPTEGLLIRIENEFAKFFLLVQGYVNVRRADDDLIIATFFSPYIIGLSFYSGAEIYYSIELGPNCKMHQLPRVIALNAIKKHDLYREWMRIISYKISFLYARDMSIYRHNNKETVCSLLSRLIDLPDEFRESITVIKYIEKRCTLSRSCIQRILFSLKKEGYIEIIDGYLTKIITLPNQSYY